The following nucleotide sequence is from Hevea brasiliensis isolate MT/VB/25A 57/8 chromosome 7, ASM3005281v1, whole genome shotgun sequence.
AATATTTgaattttcattttttcttttttaatatttacaagatCTGTATTTTCAGTTTTTTATACTTAGATTTCAAATCGCTAATGTGCGTAATGTCAGCACTAAATTAGCACATGTTTGACGCTATTAATCACTTTATTCTTTAAATGCTAATGGCATTACGTCACATATTCTCAAATAAAGaaaaatctcaaatcaatttaatAAAATGGGTAAATCGTAGGATACTGATTAATTAtaagaattttaatcataaaaatttatatatatatatatatatatatatttatttataaacaataaaaaataaaaattgaaggatacattttattaattataagaataaggaagaaatttgaattgtAAAAAATTCAATGAATTtaatttcaactcttttaattaggGAATATCCAATTAACAAATCAAGAGCCACATAGGCTCTCATTTGTGGGCTTTATCAATTAGCACTTTTGTTGAGCTTAATTTGGATATTGGTATAACTGTTCTATGAAGAAGTAAGAAACTGCCATCTCACAAGAATATTTAAAACCCAAATCGAAAATCAATATGGAGATAATCTGCTCCTTATTATATTACAACAATGGTAATTGTAACAATAATATAAAAACTTGACAGATATGATGTCAATCACAATGCTGTTTATGTGACTCCTTAACTAATGGTTGTTCTTGTTGGTCTAGAATTGTTTCTGAAGATAGTTCACCACATTCTTGTCGAGTTGGAATGCCTTTGTGAGAACATCAGGGTTAATTGGTGGATTTGATCCAAACACTGCATTTGCAATTGTGATGACTCCTGGGTTTTGACTGCTCAATGCAGCAATAGCTACTGCATTAGTTTTTCCAATATTGAATTGGAAGtgaatgagaccaattggaaacaCAAAAACATCTCCTGCATTCAGAACTTTGGTAATGAGGCGATTGGGGTTTGATGTCACAAAACCCACATACAGGGTGCCTTCCAAGACTATTAGAATTTCTGTAGCACGAGGATGAGTGTGGGGTGGGTTTAGACCTCCATATGGTGCGAAATCAATACGAGCTAAGGATATACCAAGAGTGTTGAGTCCTGGTATTTTATCAACATTTAAGAGAGTTACATTTGATCCAACTTGATTTGATGTGTTTCCAGCAATATTAAGACCCGAAAAGGAGAAATCATTTGCTGTTACAAGCATTGAGTCCTTGCAGAATTTTCCATTGACAAAGACTGCATGAAAAATAGCAAAGTTAATACATAATAATTGATTGAGTAAAGTAAATATATCATCTATCATGCAGGTAGGCTATCAACATAGTATATATTAAGGTATGTTCTAGAGGAGGCACAAACTCAAGGAAATTTAAAGAAGGGACAAGTGACATACCGCCATCCTTGGCGTCCTTAATGGCCACGCAGAAGTCTTGAAGGGGACTAGGGTCATAGGCAGAGGCAAATGATGAAGCCAAAGCCAGAAGGACAAAACCAACAAGGAAATGAGCTCCTCCTTTCATTGTAATTAGGCTTTGTCTCTGTATAGCTAAACTGATCTCAAAGAGTCTTATAATTAGAGGTGAGGGATGGGATATATATCTTGCATGGATAAAAGATTTATTTATAGATGGAAGTCATTGAACAATTCTTAACAAATTATATCGATGAAGAATGGAAAATGCGGAAAATGGACTAATTCCAAGCCAAATTGTATTGATGTAGGCATAGGATCGAAGTTAAACAATGAAAAATGTGCATAGTTGTTGTAGAATGGTTCGTCCATGGAATAAAATACTAAAAGAATAAACCATTGAAGACTAATTAAACAAGTCTTCATTTGTTTCCTGTACTGCAGACTAGGTCAATGACTCCCATCTATATATAAATACACTTGTTTCCCTTGCAAAATTATTCACAAGCACCACTAAGCTCAAGCAATCTTCCTGAGTAAAAAGCTAGAGAAATCCAGCCTAGCCTAATTAACTACAACATGAAAGGAGCTTATTTCCTTGTAGCTTTTGTCTTCCTGGCTTTATCTTCCTCGTTTGCCTTTGCCTTCGACCCTAGCCCTCTTCAAGACTTTTGTGTTGCAATCAATGACCCCAAGGATGGTGGTATGTGATGTGCATTTCTAGATTAATTTCCATCTAAttgctttctttttcttttttccccaTATGTTAGATTTGTTCCATTAATTTGAAGTAGATTACCTGAGATTGTCCCCATTTTTAATTGTTGTTCTTAATTTACTGTTAACCAACGTAATTTTGCATGCAGTGCTTGTGAATGGGAAATTCTGCAAGGACCCAATGCTTGCAACGGCAAATGACTTCTCTTTTTCGGGTCTCAACATTCCAGGAAATACATCAAATCAAGTTGGATCAAATGTAACTCTTCTAAATGTTGACAAAATACCAGGACTCAACACTCTTGGTATATCATTAGCCCGTATTGACTTTGCACCATATGGAGGCCTAAACCCACCCCACACTCATCCTCGTGCCACAGAAATCCTAGTAGTTTTGAAAGGCACCCTCTATGTGGGTTTTGTCACGTCAAACCCCAACCGCCTCATTACCAAAATTCTAACTGCAGGAGATGTTTTTGtgtttccaattggtctcattcaCTTTCAGTTCAACATTGGTGAAACTAATGCAGTTGCTATTGCTGGATTGAGCAGCCAAAATCCAGGAGTTATCACAATTGCAAATGCAGTGTTTGGATCTAATCCACCAATTAACCCAGATGTTCTTACCAAGGCATTCCAATTGGACAAGAATGTGGTGAACTATCTTCAGAAACAATTCTAAATCAACTACCATTGGAGAATGCAGTTGATGATTTTTAGAAATTTTCCATATTGTTTTGATCATTATAAATGGTTGTAACATAATAAAGAGGTTCCTTTATGCCTCTCCACGTTGATTAATACATTATAGAATGCAGTTTGTTTAAGTACTTCTGTCTCTCTTAAACATACTAATATATAAAGCCACAATATAAGTGCTAACTCAAGAATGAATAATCCAAAatcataattgtgaatgataatatTATCCTCGTTGCCTAGTCGAAGGCTTTTTATCAATGTAACTATCAATTTTCGCCTGAACCGGACTGACTGGTTTTGGTCAATCAAAGTTTACCGGTTTGGATTCTGAGTTAGATCGGTCAGCTTTCAATTCCGAACCAGACAGCAGCCATGATTATGATCATACAATTCAATGTCATTATGATCCATccaatcatcatcatcatctagaAAATCTAATAAGTGAACCATCTTACTTCAATGTATGAATATGTGAAGCCAGATCTGGCAATTTGACATCGATCTTGAATCTTCTGCAGTTGCTTACATCTAACTGCAGGAGGCACTAATTTACTTGCCAAACTAATAATTGTTATTGGTGAAATTCATTCTCGGCATTTTTGCAAGTTGTCATTTCACGTTAATTTCCTCTAATTGCCTGAGAAGCTTGTGGATTATGGCACCATAAATGGATAGATAGAAGGGCCTGAAATGGAGGGGAACTCATATATAGGACGCTTTTATTGCTAAGGTCTTCTTAAGATATGCCTGAGGATATAGGGCAATAAGCGTCCAAGCCTATGGGTGGGGGGCATGTGGGGTGGCGTGGGTGGGGGATGGGGGTTGGGGGGTGGGGCGGGGTTATGACaaggtgatttttttttttttttttttttttttaagtacctAATATGTTGGCCTATTCTTCAAATCTTGTTAAACAAGAACTTTTAAGGCCCTTTCAACTTGATTAACTACACGTCTCCAGTACATAACTCCCCATCCCACATACTCTGGGAGTATTCCAATAGGCAATAGATGTTCAAATTGTGCCTACAATGTCATTAACTGGGTTCCCAACAAGAAAATTATAGTCTTTTTATTTTCAACTACTCTTTACTCCTTCCAGAATtgttgatgtgctagtaacttgtAGGATACATGTCACTCTGCAATTACTCCACATTAATCAACTAAAGAAGAAAACATGGATTAAGGAAGGAAGGACTACCCATATCGTATTGATGTAAGCATGGAATTTATTAGGCACGAAGAAAAATTAGTTGTTGTAGAATAGTTCATCCATAGAAATGAAAAACAAAGATTAACCACTGAAGACCAATTAAGCAATTATTCATTAATTTCTTGGACTGCGCAGATAACAAGGACTTGTTCTTAATAAAATCggatttatcaaaaaaaaaaggGTCTACTTCAATAACTCCAAACCCATCTATAAATACACTTGTTTCCCATGCAAGATTTCCAACCCACACTCAGCTCAAGCTGTCTCACAGAGTAAAAAGCTAAAGACATCCAGCCTAGCCTAGTTAATTACAACATGAAAGGAGCTCATTTCCTTGTAGCTTTTGTCCTTCTGGCTTTGTCTTCTTCCTTTGCCTTTGCCTTCGACCCTAGTCCTCTTCaagacttttgtgttgccaccaaTGACCCCAAGGATGGTGGTATGTGATGTGATTTCTATGATTaacttttcttctttctcttttcttctgtaaattctgGATGGTGTGTTCTATTCAGTATCACTTTTACTTTATCTATATATGTGATGTAGTTTATTAGCTTCCATCCATTTGAACAAGACTATTAACTGAGATTGATTTACACAATTAATTTTCGATGCAGTGTTCGTGAATGGAAAGTTCTGCAGAGACCCGATGCTTGCAACAGCAAACGATTTCTCTTTTTCTGGTCTCAACATCCCAGGAAATACATGAAATCAAGTTGGATCAAATGTGACTCTTATAAATGTTGACAAAATTCCAGGACTCAACACTCTTGGTATATCTATAGCTCGCATTGACTTTGCGCCATACGGAGGCCTAAACCCACCACACATTCATCCTCGTGCCACAGAGATTCTAGTAGTCCTGGAAGGCACCCTGTATGTCGGTTTTGTCACATCAAACCCCAATCGCCTCATTACCAAAGTTCTAAATGCAGGAGATGTTTTTGtttttccaattggtctcattcaCTTTCAATTCAACATTGGAAATACTAATGCAGTTGCTATTGCTGGACTAAGCAGCCAAAATCCATGAGTCATCACAATTGCAAATGCAGTATTTGGATCCAATCCACCAATTAACCCTGATGTTCTGGCCAAGGCATTCCAATTGGACAAGAATGTGGTGAACTATCTTCAGAAACAATTCTGGGTCAACAACCATTAGAAAGTGGTTGATAATATATATTTAGCAACTTTCCATATTGTTTTGACCTGTAACACAATAAGGAGGCAGTAATACGCCTCTCAGCGTTGATGTTGAGTCCACAATAATACTGCAGATTGTTTAAGCTCTTTATCTCCAAGTTATTCTTTCTAATTGGCTGCAATGTAGGCAACATTAtctccaattttattttttagacAAATTGCAATTAGTAATTGAAAgtgaaataaaattacaaaactagAATAAAAAGAAggaataaaatttacaaaaacattaaaaaatatattactgTCATTAGATCAAAatgaatattaataaataatgagGTTTAAATCATACACttgtttttaaagaaaaaaatggtGTACAAATATGCTGATCACATAACCTTACCTATGTCAGAACTATATCTTAGAATATTTAGACGAGATTAATTAGACATAAATATTTTACCACactgaaaaatcaataaaacCCTTATAGTTGAAGACTTTGTTTATGAATCTATTATTAGATGCTGCTTCAAATCCAACACCAATTGCCTTGACTATGACCATGTCTCTGAGAAAATAACTTGTCACATcatatgtataattaattaaatatgtaccTATAATGTCTGAAATTGGATTGCTTTACTACTCCACTTTCTTCcgcaaaatttattattttagtatttgaAGAAGCAGTCATTAACTACTTTCCAAATTCTATCaccttttaaaataatttttatattggaagttaatttaatttttattaaaaaaattaaattgacaaaAATCCCATTGAAATATTACTTGAAAAAGGAAATGGATGTTAAATCACATCTTGTTTGAAGTTTATGATCTCAAATTTTATCTCAATAAAAATCCAAATTATTCATCGGGTCACCATAAAAAAAATTGtagattattttaaattgtgagtcATTTTATGTTAAAATGTTGAATTtattcaaaaataataattttatttatttaattcttagATCAATGttcaaattaattgaattaagtcCAAAACATCACTAATTGATTGATACACATTCTAAGTGAAAATAGAAAAGCGTAATGATGAAAAAACAATTAGAGACGTCTAGTAAAatatttctaattaaataaaactatttttaaattaaaaataattttaatcattatattttcattaataaCACTTTTTGCATTGTAAAATAGTCATCTCATAGGACGAACCTTAATTTG
It contains:
- the LOC131181564 gene encoding germin-like protein subfamily 1 member 7 translates to MKGGAHFLVGFVLLALASSFASAYDPSPLQDFCVAIKDAKDGVFVNGKFCKDSMLVTANDFSFSGLNIAGNTSNQVGSNVTLLNVDKIPGLNTLGISLARIDFAPYGGLNPPHTHPRATEILIVLEGTLYVGFVTSNPNRLITKVLNAGDVFVFPIGLIHFQFNIGKTNAVAIAALSSQNPGVITIANAVFGSNPPINPDVLTKAFQLDKNVVNYLQKQF
- the LOC131181701 gene encoding germin-like protein subfamily 1 member 7, which translates into the protein MKGAYFLVAFVFLALSSSFAFAFDPSPLQDFCVAINDPKDGVLVNGKFCKDPMLATANDFSFSGLNIPGNTSNQVGSNVTLLNVDKIPGLNTLGISLARIDFAPYGGLNPPHTHPRATEILVVLKGTLYVGFVTSNPNRLITKILTAGDVFVFPIGLIHFQFNIGETNAVAIAGLSSQNPGVITIANAVFGSNPPINPDVLTKAFQLDKNVVNYLQKQF